Proteins from a single region of Bacteroidota bacterium:
- a CDS encoding BamA/TamA family outer membrane protein, translating to MKVRYDLHDVPRQKQKLPEYKELNNYKPNRKILGLTRFHLKLYNAATSTKDSALNNTKIRRYFRNVGEPPVLFDSTLADKAANNIEQFLVNSGYYDAEVFYTVHYKKKKVKYLMYHISPEYYYRVQYYKIECKDSILRELVRNDMVNSLFKGGRRLEFETINQERERVLKTIRNNGYYAFKKDFIDFELDTSKSRHTVDIKLIISIPSDPKVLALYHIDNITVQINSPYHKPFSEYFEYDSVKYYTNKYPFYAKMLRNNQLIQRGKLYNQSEFDLTYRRLSALGVFNTVEIDTKKSLNDSFVLNTSIVLTPGYLQSFTVEPQVISSDLSNQISNMGNYRNYGVAGIVTYSHKNVFHGAERLDLSYTLRAETQLRSNENLGRFFTNFQTGITANLYVPSSYVWQSFIERKKLNSVKSVFSLSYIYENNLDFQRNILPASFSYQFVKDRNIWLLTPVEISYSNSRIVPGFLDKVSGPNLEYVKRLFANNLITSTGLRWSHSHFKSGNTKDYVIWRLNIIEFGGNIHRLVRRALDAERNVDTTYDFLGVNYFQFAKSELDLRIGKYLDMNNALAFRLNVGAGIPYGNDDILPFDKRFFIGGSNSLRGWRPRTLGPGSYIDTTSGTRIDRSGDLIIQGSVEYRFKFIKPLELGIFVDAGNVWNIIPNSGTTRPEMFDYRRFIGEMALNTGIGFRFDFEFFIFRLDWGIQLKDPGVAKNNGWVAKELFKPKGINYTVLNAGVGYPF from the coding sequence ATGAAAGTGCGCTATGATTTGCATGATGTCCCCAGACAGAAACAAAAATTACCTGAATACAAAGAATTAAATAACTATAAACCCAACCGCAAGATATTGGGACTAACGCGTTTTCATCTCAAATTGTATAATGCGGCTACCAGCACAAAGGATTCAGCCTTAAATAATACTAAAATCAGAAGGTATTTTAGAAATGTAGGCGAACCTCCGGTTTTGTTTGATTCCACTTTGGCAGATAAAGCCGCAAATAATATCGAGCAATTTTTGGTTAACAGCGGTTACTATGATGCAGAAGTTTTTTATACGGTGCATTACAAAAAGAAGAAAGTCAAATATCTCATGTATCATATTTCTCCCGAATATTATTATAGAGTCCAATATTACAAAATCGAATGTAAAGATTCTATTCTGAGAGAATTGGTTAGAAATGATATGGTCAATAGTCTTTTTAAGGGAGGAAGACGTTTGGAATTTGAAACTATTAATCAAGAGCGTGAGAGAGTCCTAAAAACAATCAGAAACAATGGATACTATGCTTTTAAAAAGGATTTCATAGATTTTGAGTTGGATACATCCAAGTCGCGGCATACTGTAGATATCAAGCTCATCATTTCTATTCCTTCAGACCCAAAAGTATTAGCGTTGTATCATATTGACAATATTACCGTTCAAATCAATTCGCCTTATCACAAACCATTTTCAGAGTATTTTGAATATGATAGTGTTAAGTATTATACCAATAAGTATCCATTTTATGCCAAAATGTTGCGGAATAATCAGTTGATACAAAGAGGTAAGCTATACAATCAATCTGAATTTGATTTGACATACAGAAGGTTAAGTGCATTAGGAGTTTTTAATACAGTTGAAATTGACACAAAGAAATCGCTGAATGATAGTTTCGTGCTTAATACAAGCATTGTTTTGACGCCCGGATATCTACAGAGTTTTACAGTTGAACCTCAAGTTATTTCGTCAGATTTGAGTAATCAGATTTCCAACATGGGAAATTATAGAAACTATGGTGTTGCAGGAATTGTAACGTATTCACACAAAAATGTTTTTCATGGTGCAGAACGCTTGGATTTGTCCTACACGCTTAGAGCTGAAACCCAGTTGCGTTCTAATGAGAATTTAGGTCGTTTTTTTACAAACTTCCAAACCGGTATTACAGCTAACCTATATGTTCCCAGTTCTTATGTTTGGCAATCATTTATTGAAAGAAAAAAACTCAATTCGGTGAAGTCTGTTTTTTCACTTTCTTATATCTATGAAAATAATCTTGATTTTCAGCGTAACATACTTCCGGCTTCTTTTTCATATCAGTTTGTTAAAGATAGGAATATATGGCTATTAACTCCTGTTGAAATTTCATATTCAAACAGTCGTATAGTACCGGGGTTTTTGGATAAAGTAAGTGGACCCAATCTCGAATATGTTAAAAGATTATTTGCCAATAACCTTATTACTTCCACCGGATTGAGATGGAGTCATTCTCATTTCAAGTCAGGAAACACCAAAGATTATGTTATTTGGAGACTGAATATCATTGAGTTTGGAGGTAATATTCATAGATTAGTGCGCAGGGCATTGGATGCAGAAAGAAACGTTGATACCACTTATGATTTTTTGGGTGTTAACTATTTTCAGTTTGCCAAATCAGAACTTGATTTAAGAATTGGGAAATATCTTGATATGAATAACGCACTTGCGTTTAGATTGAATGTGGGCGCGGGAATTCCCTATGGAAATGATGATATTCTCCCTTTTGATAAACGATTCTTCATTGGAGGTTCTAATAGCTTGCGTGGTTGGAGACCCAGGACTTTGGGTCCAGGCAGTTATATTGATACCACTTCGGGGACCCGTATTGACCGTTCCGGAGATTTGATTATACAAGGGAGTGTAGAATATAGGTTTAAATTTATCAAACCACTGGAACTTGGCATTTTTGTAGATGCCGGTAATGTGTGGAATATTATCCCCAACTCCGGAACAACCCGACCGGAGATGTTCGATTATAGAAGGTTTATTGGAGAAATGGCACTCAATACCGGTATAGGTTTTAGGTTTGATTTTGAGTTTTTTATTTTTAGGTTAGATTGGGGGATTCAACTTAAAGACCCCGGAGTTGCCAAAAACAATGGTTGGGTAGCCAAGGAGTTATTTAAACCTAAAGGTATTAATTATACGGTTTTAAATGCTGGTGTAGGCTATCCTTTTTAG
- a CDS encoding RNA methyltransferase, giving the protein MLSNALLKQFASLKVKKCRQKYSQFVVEGNKSIKELKNTHFIPDTILYRAHQDKELSRLFPHSKVIDNNADKIDKISSFENAGDVIAIVPFAKQSLEAIDIQHGCSLFLDEIQNPGNLGTIIRLAVWYGFKNIALSIGCADIFNPKTIQASMGGFAKINFTYTQKELWLAEAQKAKIPILGTFLEGKDIHHFDFPHTCIIVIGNEGSGISPEVEKFITQKITIKGSGQIESLNAAMATAIVLDNIYRNIRK; this is encoded by the coding sequence ATGTTGAGTAATGCGCTTTTAAAACAATTTGCTTCGCTTAAAGTCAAAAAGTGTAGGCAAAAATATAGCCAATTTGTAGTCGAAGGAAATAAATCTATTAAGGAATTAAAAAATACGCACTTTATTCCCGACACAATACTGTATAGGGCACATCAAGACAAGGAACTTAGCCGTCTCTTTCCGCATAGCAAAGTCATAGATAACAATGCCGACAAGATTGACAAGATATCCTCATTTGAAAATGCCGGAGATGTAATTGCGATTGTACCTTTTGCCAAACAATCTTTAGAAGCTATAGATATTCAACACGGGTGTTCGCTCTTTCTGGACGAAATACAAAACCCGGGTAATCTGGGCACAATTATTAGATTAGCTGTATGGTATGGCTTCAAAAATATTGCATTGAGCATTGGCTGTGCCGACATTTTCAACCCTAAAACCATTCAAGCCAGCATGGGTGGCTTTGCCAAAATCAATTTTACTTATACACAAAAAGAGCTATGGCTTGCTGAAGCGCAGAAAGCAAAGATTCCTATTTTAGGGACATTCTTAGAAGGAAAGGATATTCATCATTTTGACTTTCCACACACTTGTATCATTGTAATTGGAAATGAAGGAAGCGGAATTAGTCCTGAAGTTGAGAAGTTTATTACACAAAAAATCACCATCAAAGGAAGTGGGCAGATTGAATCTCTGAACGCTGCTATGGCAACAGCAATCGTTTTAGACAATATTTATCGAAATATCCGTAAGTGA